The following proteins come from a genomic window of Hymenobacter canadensis:
- a CDS encoding glycoside hydrolase family 13 protein translates to MKKTLYTLLLAASLLPLGAAAQSITRLNPTNWWVGMKHNTVQVLVYGPQAGTLTYTVNYPGVKLVKTNTVENPNYAFLDLIIAPTAKPGQVALVGKKGAKTVTQNWELKARDNAVKAQGVTQADFIYLAMPDRFANGDPSNDKFADMADPSSDRAQPFLRHGGDLQGAAQHLDYLKELGVTAVWFTPVIENNQGLTDEGGAKRSAYHGYGFTDHYTVDKRLGGNAAYKAFVQKAHGMGLKVVQDAVYNHIGNNHWFIQDLPMKSWLHQWPTYTNTSYRQQPITDPHAAQIDRKVTLDGWFVPFLPDLNQQNPYVANFLIQHALWTVENFGVDAWRIDTYMYNDQPFMNRCNAALLQEYPKIHIFGESSVTSIVDQAYYVRNKIDFPFKSNQPGGLDFVLENAMLAGLKEVGTPGATGWDNGAQRVYQALAQDAVYQDPTKLVTFIDNHDHNRYLSEVGEDVAKYKMGLTWLLTTRGIPSMYYGTEILMKNFKDPSDAEVRRDFPGGFPGDQQNKFTAAGRTEAENDAFRFVSTLANYRRTHPVLSSGQLMQYLPENGQYVYFRYSDAGTVMVASNTTDKATSLSTARFSERMAGFTKARNVLTGETISDLKTLQLPAKTALVLELMK, encoded by the coding sequence ATGAAAAAAACGCTCTATACGCTGCTGCTGGCGGCTTCTTTGCTGCCGCTGGGCGCTGCGGCCCAGTCCATCACCCGCCTGAACCCTACCAACTGGTGGGTGGGCATGAAGCACAACACCGTGCAGGTGCTGGTGTACGGCCCCCAGGCCGGCACGCTCACCTACACCGTGAACTACCCCGGCGTGAAGCTGGTGAAAACCAACACCGTCGAAAACCCCAACTACGCCTTCCTCGACCTCATCATTGCGCCCACGGCCAAGCCCGGGCAGGTGGCGCTGGTGGGCAAGAAGGGCGCGAAAACCGTGACCCAGAACTGGGAGCTGAAGGCCCGCGATAACGCGGTGAAGGCCCAGGGCGTCACGCAGGCCGACTTCATCTACCTGGCCATGCCCGACCGGTTTGCCAACGGTGACCCCTCGAATGACAAGTTTGCCGATATGGCCGACCCCAGCTCCGACCGCGCCCAGCCCTTCCTGCGCCACGGCGGCGACCTGCAGGGGGCCGCGCAGCACCTCGATTACCTGAAGGAGCTGGGCGTGACGGCCGTGTGGTTTACGCCCGTCATCGAAAACAACCAGGGCCTCACTGACGAGGGCGGGGCCAAACGCTCGGCCTACCACGGCTACGGCTTCACCGACCACTATACCGTGGACAAGCGCCTGGGCGGCAACGCGGCCTACAAGGCCTTCGTGCAGAAAGCCCACGGTATGGGCCTGAAAGTGGTGCAGGACGCCGTGTACAACCACATCGGCAACAACCACTGGTTTATCCAGGATCTGCCCATGAAAAGCTGGCTGCACCAGTGGCCCACCTACACCAACACCAGCTACCGCCAGCAGCCCATCACCGACCCCCACGCCGCCCAGATTGACCGCAAGGTGACGCTCGACGGCTGGTTTGTGCCCTTCCTGCCCGACCTCAACCAGCAGAACCCCTACGTGGCCAACTTCCTGATCCAGCACGCCCTCTGGACGGTGGAGAACTTCGGGGTGGATGCCTGGCGCATCGATACCTACATGTACAACGACCAGCCCTTCATGAACCGCTGCAACGCGGCCCTGCTGCAGGAGTACCCCAAAATTCACATTTTCGGGGAGTCGTCGGTGACCAGCATTGTGGACCAGGCCTACTACGTGCGCAACAAGATTGATTTCCCGTTCAAATCCAACCAGCCCGGTGGCCTCGATTTCGTGCTGGAAAACGCCATGCTGGCCGGCCTGAAGGAAGTGGGCACGCCCGGCGCCACCGGCTGGGACAACGGCGCCCAGCGCGTGTACCAGGCTCTGGCCCAGGATGCCGTGTACCAGGACCCCACCAAACTCGTGACCTTCATCGACAACCACGACCACAACCGGTACCTCTCAGAGGTAGGCGAGGACGTGGCCAAGTACAAGATGGGCCTGACTTGGCTGCTGACTACCCGCGGCATACCGAGCATGTACTACGGCACGGAAATCCTGATGAAGAACTTCAAGGACCCTTCCGATGCTGAAGTGCGCCGCGACTTCCCCGGCGGCTTCCCCGGCGACCAGCAGAACAAGTTCACGGCCGCCGGCCGCACCGAGGCCGAAAACGACGCCTTCCGCTTCGTGAGCACCCTGGCCAACTACCGCCGCACGCACCCGGTGCTCAGCTCTGGCCAGCTGATGCAGTACCTGCCCGAAAACGGCCAGTACGTGTACTTCCGCTACTCCGACGCCGGTACCGTCATGGTGGCCAGCAACACCACCGACAAAGCCACCAGCCTATCCACCGCCCGCTTCTCCGAGCGCATGGCCGGCTTCACCAAAGCCCGCAACGTCCTCACCGGCGAAACCATTTCCGACCTCAAAACGCTGCAGCTGCCCGCCAAAACGGCGCTGGTGTTGGAGCTGATGAAGTAG
- a CDS encoding carboxypeptidase-like regulatory domain-containing protein has product MDGVPVYVAGVNGEEPFALVADSGQHTVAIRTPNRLVTLRGVRLRHLHKLTLSIDPNQPCHELTVEKRGALTEAERQQLQRFLLLIDKRDYDEQVLLRQGNRLQPLGAGRPVPVAGASTRRFSYSSYNRYDRADFHLAGPFRPDSVLLRRSDGLRRKFLLEPNYRFTFGVGLLKMRCVAGSEFGRLGEATSFGLLPFQDFAYTEADLRPQPATSYYRSSYSPEPELHNPVTTPAGQGRLTVRLPVPAAANAARRQPATLPPVLYTLLTQPGNPKFVRLEHGLPQTIHALPTGLCRLALLLADSTVLAPAPEVSVQPNGATYVQLDSADLLPAGPAAQALRRRFRQLVQERLPRPNATTQPREERREVQVSVPVVPQPGWRVQRGRIEDKQTGEGLPGVTVLLKGITIGTSTNADGSFELSVPPDGGLLVISSIGYTSAEHRLDGRDILVGLTTDSRQLSEVVVTGFGVEQRRRNLSASVSTITSASLSGRLAGVSINDQPGRATGVQIRGISTLSGSGAPLLIVDGLPFSGNQADINPDDIASMKVLKGADAAATFGSRAANGVIIITTKSGIGGRRALGFDADPATAIGPDGQPTAGRDPRLSLRRRFSDSGWWRPSLVTDAQGRASTEVIVPDDITGWDTFVLASDDHARTGSFTALMRSFKAVLGELAAPRFLIEGDRAQLLGKTLNYLPDTAQVTTSFRVGEGPARTQRHQVATAALDTLTLTAPTGGPDSVAVSFQLTQPNGYQDGELRYLPVLPAGTRERVGTFAVLTALDTTLTLPIHPELGPVTVRLESDPLPTLLDEIRHVQRYAYLCNEQAASKLKTLLLEQRIREQLKQPFEGEKDVNRLIRHLLRGRHQPEGLWGTWPGVAVSPWATLHVVEALLEATQQGYAVKLDRDALRQYLLRQLDVAFADAAARAALAATPTGQRYEALYFSSDDDRIRLLQLLHRLGAQPDFRTYVLRLERETPAGKKVRQPLDRYLALANLRQQLGLPFQLDTLRRYRLRTELGGVFYADTLRDGAFYRYLLPDRTANTLLAYRLLRARGGQEAELTRIRTYLLPQRRSASHWGSTYEAALILETIAPDLLVAGSQGLMARAQLSGALSQQVSKFPFDTIVAAGAGPLVLRKEGGLPVYATAYQSFWNATPAAVAAPFGVRTTLAGQEGSRVLLKAGQPTELLVTVDVKAEARYVLLEVPIPAGCSYGEKAPGNSFEVHREYLRHQVGIFIDVLPIGRHTFRVALQPRYRGRYTLNPAKAELMYFPTRFGRSASKQAVVE; this is encoded by the coding sequence GTGGATGGCGTGCCGGTGTACGTGGCCGGCGTCAACGGCGAGGAGCCGTTTGCACTGGTGGCCGACAGCGGCCAGCACACCGTGGCCATCCGCACGCCCAACCGCCTCGTGACCCTGCGCGGGGTGCGGCTGCGCCACCTGCACAAGCTCACGCTCAGCATCGACCCCAACCAACCCTGCCACGAGCTGACGGTGGAAAAGCGCGGCGCCCTCACCGAGGCCGAGCGCCAGCAGTTGCAGCGCTTTCTGCTGCTGATCGATAAGCGCGACTACGACGAGCAGGTGTTGCTGCGCCAGGGCAACCGCCTTCAGCCCCTCGGCGCGGGCCGCCCGGTGCCGGTGGCCGGCGCTTCCACGCGCCGCTTCAGCTACAGCAGCTACAACCGCTACGACCGCGCCGACTTCCACCTCGCCGGCCCCTTCCGCCCCGATTCGGTGCTGCTGCGCCGCTCCGACGGGCTGCGGCGTAAGTTCCTGCTGGAGCCCAACTACCGCTTCACTTTCGGGGTGGGGCTGCTGAAGATGCGCTGCGTGGCCGGCTCGGAATTTGGCCGCCTGGGCGAAGCCACCAGCTTCGGGCTGCTGCCGTTCCAGGATTTCGCCTACACCGAAGCCGACCTCCGGCCCCAGCCCGCCACCAGCTACTACCGCAGCAGCTACAGCCCCGAGCCGGAGCTACACAACCCCGTGACTACGCCCGCCGGGCAGGGGCGCCTAACCGTGCGCCTGCCGGTGCCAGCCGCCGCCAACGCGGCCCGGCGCCAGCCTGCCACGCTGCCGCCGGTGCTCTACACGCTGCTCACCCAGCCCGGAAACCCCAAATTCGTGCGGCTGGAGCACGGCCTGCCCCAGACCATCCACGCGCTGCCCACCGGCCTCTGCCGCCTGGCGCTGCTGCTGGCCGACAGCACCGTGCTGGCCCCGGCCCCGGAAGTCAGCGTGCAGCCCAACGGCGCCACCTACGTGCAGCTGGATTCCGCGGACTTGCTGCCAGCCGGCCCGGCCGCCCAAGCGCTGCGCCGCCGCTTCCGGCAGCTGGTGCAGGAGCGGCTGCCCCGCCCAAACGCCACCACTCAGCCCCGCGAGGAGCGCCGCGAGGTGCAGGTATCGGTGCCCGTGGTGCCGCAGCCAGGCTGGCGCGTGCAGCGCGGCCGCATCGAAGACAAACAAACCGGCGAGGGCCTGCCCGGCGTCACGGTGCTGCTCAAAGGCATCACCATCGGCACCAGCACCAACGCCGACGGCAGTTTCGAGCTGAGCGTGCCGCCGGACGGCGGCCTGCTGGTAATATCCTCCATCGGCTACACATCGGCTGAACACCGGCTGGATGGGCGCGACATACTGGTGGGCTTAACCACAGATTCCAGACAATTGAGTGAAGTAGTGGTGACAGGTTTCGGAGTGGAGCAGCGCCGCCGCAACCTATCGGCCTCGGTTTCTACCATCACCAGTGCCTCACTTTCGGGCCGTCTGGCGGGTGTTTCCATTAACGACCAGCCGGGCCGGGCGACGGGCGTGCAGATCCGTGGGATCAGCACGCTCAGTGGGAGTGGGGCGCCGTTGCTGATTGTGGACGGGCTGCCGTTTTCGGGCAACCAGGCGGATATCAACCCCGACGATATTGCAAGTATGAAGGTGCTGAAAGGGGCTGACGCGGCCGCTACGTTTGGCTCGCGCGCCGCCAACGGCGTCATCATCATCACCACCAAATCCGGCATCGGTGGCCGCAGGGCGCTGGGTTTCGACGCCGATCCGGCCACTGCCATCGGCCCCGACGGCCAGCCCACCGCCGGCCGCGACCCGCGCCTCTCGCTGCGCCGCCGCTTCTCGGATTCCGGCTGGTGGCGGCCCTCGCTCGTCACCGACGCCCAGGGCCGGGCTAGCACCGAAGTCATTGTGCCCGACGACATCACCGGCTGGGACACCTTCGTGCTGGCCTCCGACGACCACGCCCGCACCGGCAGTTTCACGGCCCTGATGCGCTCCTTCAAGGCCGTGCTGGGCGAACTGGCCGCGCCGCGCTTCCTCATCGAAGGCGACCGGGCACAGCTGCTCGGCAAAACCCTCAACTACCTCCCCGACACGGCCCAGGTCACGACCAGCTTCCGGGTGGGCGAGGGGCCGGCCCGCACCCAGCGCCACCAGGTAGCCACCGCCGCCCTCGACACGCTCACCCTCACGGCCCCCACCGGCGGCCCCGATTCGGTGGCGGTCAGCTTCCAGCTCACCCAGCCCAACGGCTACCAGGACGGTGAGCTGCGCTACCTGCCGGTGCTGCCGGCCGGCACCCGCGAGCGGGTGGGCACCTTCGCCGTGCTCACCGCCCTCGATACCACCCTCACGCTGCCCATCCACCCCGAGCTGGGGCCCGTGACGGTGCGCCTCGAAAGCGACCCGCTGCCCACGCTCCTCGACGAAATCCGGCACGTGCAGCGCTACGCCTACCTCTGCAACGAGCAGGCCGCCTCCAAGCTGAAAACCCTGCTGCTGGAGCAGCGCATCCGCGAGCAGCTCAAGCAGCCCTTCGAGGGGGAGAAGGACGTGAACCGCCTGATCCGGCACCTGCTGCGCGGCCGCCACCAGCCCGAGGGCCTGTGGGGCACCTGGCCCGGCGTAGCCGTCAGCCCCTGGGCCACGCTGCACGTGGTGGAAGCGCTGCTCGAAGCCACCCAGCAGGGCTACGCCGTAAAGCTCGACCGGGACGCGCTGCGCCAGTACCTGCTGCGGCAGCTGGATGTGGCCTTTGCCGATGCCGCGGCCCGCGCCGCTCTGGCCGCCACGCCCACCGGCCAGCGCTACGAGGCTCTGTATTTCAGCTCCGACGACGACCGGATCCGGCTGCTGCAGCTGCTGCACCGCCTCGGCGCCCAGCCCGATTTCCGCACCTACGTGCTGCGCCTGGAGCGCGAAACCCCGGCGGGCAAAAAGGTCCGCCAGCCCCTCGACCGATACCTGGCCCTGGCCAACCTGCGCCAGCAGCTGGGGCTGCCGTTTCAGCTGGACACGCTGCGCCGCTACCGCCTGCGCACCGAGCTGGGCGGCGTGTTCTATGCCGATACGCTGCGCGACGGCGCTTTTTACCGCTACCTGCTGCCCGACCGCACCGCCAATACGTTGCTGGCCTACCGCCTGCTGCGCGCCCGCGGCGGCCAGGAAGCCGAGCTGACCCGCATCCGGACCTACCTGCTGCCGCAGCGCCGCAGCGCCAGCCACTGGGGCAGCACCTACGAAGCCGCCCTGATCCTGGAAACCATAGCTCCCGACCTGCTGGTGGCTGGTTCTCAGGGTCTGATGGCCCGTGCGCAGCTCAGCGGAGCGCTCAGCCAGCAGGTAAGCAAATTTCCGTTCGACACCATCGTAGCGGCCGGGGCCGGGCCGCTGGTGCTGCGCAAGGAAGGCGGCCTGCCGGTGTACGCCACGGCGTATCAGTCGTTTTGGAATGCCACGCCGGCGGCGGTGGCCGCGCCGTTTGGGGTGCGTACCACGCTGGCCGGGCAGGAGGGCAGCCGCGTGCTGCTGAAGGCCGGCCAGCCCACCGAGCTCCTCGTGACCGTGGACGTGAAGGCCGAAGCCCGCTACGTGCTGCTGGAAGTGCCCATTCCGGCCGGCTGCTCTTACGGCGAAAAAGCGCCCGGCAACTCCTTCGAGGTGCACCGCGAATACCTGCGCCATCAGGTCGGCATCTTCATCGACGTGCTGCCCATTGGCCGCCACACGTTCCGGGTGGCGCTGCAGCCGCGCTACCGCGGCCGCTACACCCTCAACCCCGCCAAAGCCGAGCTGATGTACTTCCCCACCCGGTTCGGCCGCTCGGCCAGCAAGCAGGCCGTGGTGGAGTAG
- a CDS encoding DNA polymerase beta superfamily protein: MTIHDLRQRGLILFEALSGSRAYGTDLPHSDVDLKGVFILPEIEFYGLDYVPQVANETNDEVYYELRRFAELLLKSNPTALELLASPADCVRFRHPLFEAFQVEDFLSQLCRQSFAEYAVAQIRKAKGLNKKINHPEPPARKSVLDFCYVTVGAGAQPVATWLDRRGIQASQCGLANVNHLTDLYALFVDETPDRRHGYRGLLRDAETSQDVLLSAVPKGETPVAYLSFNRNGYSTYCRVFREYQEWEQKRNPERYQNTVQHGKNYDAKNMLHVFRLLGMALEIATTGRLHVRRPNREFLLQIRRGEFEYEQLVAEAEALVTRVEAAFAASGLPETPDRAAAEQLLVQVRRAWYAAQVA; this comes from the coding sequence ATGACCATCCACGATCTGCGCCAGCGGGGCCTCATCCTGTTCGAGGCCTTGAGCGGCAGCCGCGCCTACGGCACCGACCTGCCCCACTCCGATGTGGACCTCAAGGGCGTGTTCATCCTGCCCGAAATCGAGTTCTACGGCCTCGACTACGTGCCCCAGGTAGCCAACGAAACCAACGACGAGGTGTACTACGAGCTGCGCCGCTTCGCGGAGCTGCTGCTCAAAAGCAACCCCACGGCCCTGGAGCTGCTGGCCTCGCCCGCGGACTGCGTGCGGTTCCGGCACCCGCTGTTCGAGGCGTTTCAGGTGGAGGATTTTCTTTCGCAGCTGTGCCGCCAGAGCTTTGCCGAGTACGCCGTGGCCCAGATTCGCAAAGCCAAAGGCCTCAACAAGAAAATCAACCACCCCGAGCCGCCCGCCCGCAAGTCGGTGCTGGATTTCTGCTACGTGACGGTGGGCGCGGGCGCGCAGCCCGTAGCCACCTGGCTGGACCGGCGCGGCATCCAGGCCAGCCAGTGCGGCCTGGCCAACGTGAACCACCTGACGGATTTGTACGCCCTGTTCGTGGACGAAACGCCGGACCGCCGCCACGGCTACCGGGGCCTGCTGCGCGACGCGGAAACTTCCCAGGATGTGCTGCTCTCGGCCGTGCCGAAAGGGGAGACGCCCGTGGCCTACCTAAGCTTCAACCGCAACGGCTACAGCACCTACTGCCGGGTGTTTCGGGAGTACCAGGAGTGGGAGCAGAAGCGCAACCCCGAGCGGTACCAGAACACCGTGCAGCACGGCAAAAACTACGATGCCAAGAACATGCTCCACGTGTTCCGGCTGCTGGGAATGGCCCTGGAAATTGCCACCACCGGCCGCCTGCACGTGCGCCGCCCCAACCGGGAGTTTCTGCTGCAAATCCGCCGCGGCGAGTTCGAATACGAGCAGTTGGTAGCCGAGGCCGAAGCCCTCGTAACCCGCGTAGAAGCCGCCTTTGCGGCCTCCGGTTTGCCCGAAACGCCCGACCGTGCCGCCGCTGAGCAGCTGCTGGTGCAGGTGCGGCGGGCGTGGTATGCGGCGCAGGTAGCGTAG